A window of Limosilactobacillus sp. WILCCON 0051 genomic DNA:
TCGGCTTGACGTCATCATGAAAGCCAAACTGATAGTGCTGGCTGGCAAATTCATGAATTGCTGCCTTGTCTGCTGCCTGTTGGCTTGCTTGATCACTCATGCTTTTCCTCCAATCTTTGCGCCAGTTCATCAACCAGCTTTTCCCGCAGCTTTTGATCCGGGAACTGATTTAAAACCGGCAGTAAAAAGCCCCGCGTCAGCAGTACCTGCGCGTCATGCTCACTGAGGCCGCGCGATTCCAGATAATAGAGATCATCCGCGTCAACCTTGCCGATACTGGCAGCGTGCCCGGCATTAACGTCATTTTCTTCAATCAGCAGCACGGGATCCGCCTCGCCTTTGCACTCATCAGAAAGCGTCAGAATGCGGCTCTGCTGTTGCGAGTTGGCGCCATATGCCCCACGCTCGGTTTTGCCAACTGCATGAAAATTTAAAACAGCCTTATCCTTAGCCACGCCGTTTTGGACGATATTACCGACCGTATGCGGACCATGATTAAGAATCTGTGTCTGAACGTCTTGGACCTGCTGACCACTGGCAATCGTAACCATTTTGATCTCGGCTGCTCCGCCTTGACCATCCAGATTGGCATAAAAATCGGTCGTCAAATCATGCTCATCAAACAAGGCCAGATACATATTCAAAACTGAATGCTGTGCTTGATAGGCCCTGACTGCCTGATGATTCTGCACAGCCGAAAAGCGGTTGGACTGATAGTAGTCGACCCGCGCGCCATCGCCTAAAAGCAGTTCCGTGCCAAAATAAGCCGGCTGTCTGCCCGTGGCGGTTTGATGCTCGACAATGGCTGCCTGGGCACCGGCACCGACGATCACCAGATTATGATAGTTCGGCAATGAACAGTCAACGGTCAGTTCAATAGGTTCTTTGACGATCGTGCCATCTGGAATATAAATGAAGCGGCCGCCATTCAGCAAGGCCAGGTGCATGGCATTAAGCTGACTGTCCTGCCATGAGATCGCCTTTTCCATCAGATTTTCCTGCAGCAATTCAGGATAGGCATTGGCAGCGGTAAACAAAGGCAGATTAACCCAGCCAGTCGTGTGCAAGCCGGCAGCTTTAACCTGATCAGCATTTGTCTGCTCGCCAACTGATTGCTCTAGCTGGGCGAGACTGGGATTTGCCAGCCAGGCAGCCATGATTTTTTCCGCGGCTGGCGTGCTTTTGAACCGTTCTTGAAGCAAAACCGCCAATTGTCTTTTTTTCATCAGCCAGTCTGGTGCATTCACACAGCTGGCCATCACTTGACTTAAAAGTTGTTGATTCATTCGCTCACGCCATTTCTTCTGATCTGTTCGTACTTGGCATAGCCGTCTGCTTCCAGCTCGTCAGCCAGTTCCGGTCCCGCCGTCTTGACGATCTGACCATCCACCATGACGTGAATCTTGTCTGGCGTAACGTACTCCAGCAGCCGCTCATAATGAGTGATCAATAACGCACTGAACTTAGGCCCGCGCAGATGATTGATCCCTTTGGCTACGATTCGCAGCGCGTCAATATCCAGCCCCGAGTCGATCTCATCTAAAATCGCCAGTTTAGGCTGCAGCATCAGCATCTGCAATACTTCATTGCGCTTCTTCTCCCCACCGGAAAAGCCCACGTTTAAATACCGATCAGTAATATCAGCGGGCATTTCCAGCAGCGCCATGTTTTCTTGCAGGCGTTGAATAAACTGCAGCACTGGCAATGGATCATCTTCAGGACGCTGAGCATTGATTGCCGTGCGGATAAAATCAGCATTGTTGACTCCTTGAATCTCGGCCGGATACTGCATCCCCAAAAACATTCCCAGTCTGGCGCGTTCGTTGACTGGCAGACTCAAGACGTCCTGACCATCAAACTCTAC
This region includes:
- a CDS encoding SufD family Fe-S cluster assembly protein, with product MNQQLLSQVMASCVNAPDWLMKKRQLAVLLQERFKSTPAAEKIMAAWLANPSLAQLEQSVGEQTNADQVKAAGLHTTGWVNLPLFTAANAYPELLQENLMEKAISWQDSQLNAMHLALLNGGRFIYIPDGTIVKEPIELTVDCSLPNYHNLVIVGAGAQAAIVEHQTATGRQPAYFGTELLLGDGARVDYYQSNRFSAVQNHQAVRAYQAQHSVLNMYLALFDEHDLTTDFYANLDGQGGAAEIKMVTIASGQQVQDVQTQILNHGPHTVGNIVQNGVAKDKAVLNFHAVGKTERGAYGANSQQQSRILTLSDECKGEADPVLLIEENDVNAGHAASIGKVDADDLYYLESRGLSEHDAQVLLTRGFLLPVLNQFPDQKLREKLVDELAQRLEEKHE
- the sufC gene encoding Fe-S cluster assembly ATPase SufC is translated as MMTLKINHLHAIIKETGEEILKGVDLTVPTGEIHAIMGPNGTGKSTLSETIMGYPAYEVTQGTVEFDGQDVLSLPVNERARLGMFLGMQYPAEIQGVNNADFIRTAINAQRPEDDPLPVLQFIQRLQENMALLEMPADITDRYLNVGFSGGEKKRNEVLQMLMLQPKLAILDEIDSGLDIDALRIVAKGINHLRGPKFSALLITHYERLLEYVTPDKIHVMVDGQIVKTAGPELADELEADGYAKYEQIRRNGVSE